In the Ilumatobacteraceae bacterium genome, one interval contains:
- a CDS encoding class II aldolase/adducin family protein, with protein sequence MIDMTTVGFRLAAARRIMYRNGCDSTVAGHLSARAADGEGFVMTPFEYFDETLPTGTSTLDWDLNVIGSPSETSPAASFHSSIYRRRDDVGAIAHIHSHWVSVLASTDQFIGMYNVGASLFHEEQADYVDDGTVPSVDGERMADRLGSRSVLLMRNHGAVVVADTIEHAAILALMLEQSARYHLECTVAGGREIAEDEVRRVKGQYHKYFLDQMWTANLRRLRRSDPDLFESDR encoded by the coding sequence ATGATCGACATGACCACGGTCGGCTTCCGCCTCGCTGCGGCGCGGCGGATCATGTACCGCAACGGATGCGACAGCACGGTCGCGGGTCACCTGAGCGCACGCGCCGCGGACGGTGAAGGGTTCGTGATGACCCCCTTCGAGTACTTCGACGAGACCCTGCCGACGGGCACCAGCACACTCGACTGGGATCTCAACGTGATCGGCTCTCCGTCGGAAACGTCACCGGCCGCATCGTTCCACTCCAGCATCTATCGTCGCCGCGACGACGTGGGCGCCATCGCGCACATCCACTCGCACTGGGTATCCGTCCTGGCCAGCACCGACCAGTTCATCGGGATGTACAACGTCGGTGCCAGCCTCTTCCACGAAGAGCAGGCCGACTACGTCGACGATGGAACGGTCCCGTCGGTCGACGGCGAACGCATGGCCGACCGTCTCGGCAGCCGAAGCGTGCTCCTGATGCGCAACCATGGCGCGGTCGTCGTCGCCGACACGATCGAGCACGCGGCGATTCTCGCGCTCATGCTCGAACAGTCGGCTCGTTATCACCTCGAGTGCACCGTCGCCGGCGGACGCGAGATCGCAGAGGACGAAGTCCGACGCGTGAAGGGCCAATACCACAAGTACTTCCTCGATCAGATGTGGACGGCCAATCTGCGCCGTCTCCGCCGAAGCGACCCCGACCTCTTCGAAAGTGACCGATGA